The region CACCGGGCTCAGGTGGAGCTGAACGCAGCCATCGCCGCCTGTCAGATGGAGCTCAAGTCTTCGCGTATGAACGGCTCCTCCTCCAACCACGGCGGCTTCACCTACTGCAGCAAGAGGACGATGGCGGGCAGCGGAAACTGCGTCAATGTGGTCTGAACGCTGGCGGGTCGACGGGGCTGCACGGACTCGtggacagaccccccccccccccccgccctgaCAGATTACCTCTCGTACGGCCGTGCACCTTTAACTCAAGGATGCTGATGGGAGCAGTTTCTCTGGTATCTGTTTGGGAGGTTTTGCTTAATCGCTTTTCATTAAGGTACTTAAACGTTACACGAGATGTCAATAAGATGTGAGGGCGGCGTTATGGGATGTTGGTAGCGGCCGAGTCGTAGACGGAGAAAACAGCGGCGCCGGCTCACGCTATGAATGATGAATGTGCAATCTGGAGCTTTTCTATAGAACcaaggcttgttttttttttaatttcagtgtCAAACAAATGCCGACCTATGcacctttattttgttttgcatCTCTTCTGTTGCACCCTAAGACGCTGACAAGGGCATTACTAACATTTTAATCTTTATCTGTTTGGATTTTTGTGTTCCAGTTCGTCGTCTCCTTATTGGACTGGAGCATTACCAGCTGCTCTTGCTGCATGTTTTTGACCTTCTGGAACTTATTTGAGGGCTTCTGCGGTTTTGATAAGAGCAGCTGGAGTCGGGGGCAGATttcacagcgggggggggggggggcagagatgcGGTGGCCATGTTGTGTTCCAGGAATATTCCCACGCTGTCCTGCTTTCCTGGAAATGTTTAATTTATGCATTTTATTAGGTTGTagggtttttattattatttttaatgtttactttctgggtgtttttttttttttactttgataTTGGCAGTGAAATGACATGAATGTCATATTAAGTGCTGAAACCAAACTAATGATTAACTCTGTTTAACGGTTGGCTCAGTCGGCTCTGTGACGTGGGGCTCTTCTTTCTTATGTGCCATACTTTGATACAACCAGACGCCACGACCGTGGCCCCTATCTGTGACTTATTTTACTACATCGTTTTGCTGGTGGCTCTAGAAACGGTCTGTGAACGTTGACGTTTTCCCTCTCGTAATTCAAGGCAACAGCTCTCTCGCTGTAGGTTTCTTTGCACAGTTCACTACAACGTTCTGTTCCAGGTGGCGACAATCAGACACAACATGGACACAAGTGTTGAATGtgataatacattttattttttacatgaaTTATTGTGATGCTGCTCCTCAgactggaaaaataaataattaaggGCTCCTTGATGGAATAttccctttttctttccctctttcacATTTGCCTGTTTTGGAATTCTGCTTTGATTTTGCCAAATTTTGTGGAATCCAGCTTTTGGTTTTGGGAAATCAACTTTACAGTTGTTCTGCATTCGTGCGGTCATTCCTCCCCCAGAACAGTAGAATTGATAGTTATATAGTTGAAATTAAGATGATCTTGGTTTAAAGAGCCCCTTTCTGTGTAAATTTAGCAATAAGGTcatagcaaaaacaaaaaaaatcccccagcGTGTTTGGAATAACTCTTTACTAGTGATTAACGGTTCGCTCTCTTACAAAAACCCAGTTGGTTGATCCGTAGTCACGTATCGGAGATCCCTTAAAACCTTTTGGGTTGTTCAGTGTTTCGTGCTTAAATTTCGAGCTCacacggggaggggggcacgCTTTTCCCGCTATTCTGCCCCTTTACGGCGTCTGGCTAAGGGATGGACGTTGGCTCTGGCTTCCATCAGAGGAAGTGTTGTAAATACACCTGTCAGTAGTAAATGATTAGAGAGAACGTCTCCACCCTCTAAACAAAGCGGGATAAGAGGAAGCTTTTTGACCCAAACGTGGGAGTTAAGGTACGATATTACACCTTTCACGTTTTACTCCGCATAGATTTGGGAAAGTTGGGATTGTGGAGGGGGGAAGCTTTGGTTCTTCCCGGATGGGCTCGACCTAACTTAGATATAGTTATGCAACAACTGATTCCAAAGGGAAGATTATTTCACTGACACCATCTCAGAGACCCGGACTGTTAGAACGCGACGTTAAATCGAGAGATCGGGGGTCGAGTTTGGTGCCGTGAAATGCAATACTTCCCATCTGTATTAAGTGCATTACACATATGCTGTATTTTGTAATAGAGAGAATTTTACAGTGTATAAAAAAATGATATTTATCACTGTACAATTCTTGTTCAGTGTTATTtatgaaagaggaaaataaaacaaacctgtCCAACTTTGCTACCAagtgctttgtgtgtttttaagccaTAAAAATCGGTTACATTTTAAGCCTGTGCTGATTTATTAAAACTGATCCCGATTTATAGGAAGAATTTGGAAAATATTCTATTTGATGTCATTTTTCCTTGGTCCTGACTGCAGCTGTTTAATGAGTAACATCCCAGGACACTTTATGCAATATTGACACTTCATGTAATATTTATACTCTCGTTTTCTAATTAAACTTCGCCGCCGTCAGGACGTGAAAACTTCTTCCCTCAGCCCcttcgaccccccccccccccccccccccctgggtCCTGGCAGGTTTCTCTTATCTTGCAGGGTTCTGAGCCGCCGTCTGTCATCAAAaatgcagcaggagctgctccgTGCGCAGGAATCACGCTGCCTTCTGGCGCAGGTTGTCACAGCAATGTTGCAAGGAAGGAGTGATGGacggggcggcggcggcggtggcggcggggcGCCACTCGCCTTTGCCTGGCCTGTGATAAGCTATCTGTGCAGGGGCAGGACAGCGGTTGGCAAGATCCAGAGCAACTCTGCTCGCAGGACAGTGTTGCTCTGTTGACATGTCAATCTAAACGTGCGCGTCAGACTCGCACTGAAGGACTTCGGTGCTGATTTTGCTGCCGCTCGTCTGTTCGGCCCCGGAAGGATGCTGCCGGTCGATGCCCTCGACCCCTCTCTGGCCCAGGCAGCTGTTACCTCCGTCTGTAACGTGACCTCTACGCTCCTCTGGGAAAGTATGCGGAACAGTTGTGGGGGCGTCTGCAGCGCTCCACCTCTCATCGCTGTGTTTTCAGCGCAGAACTTTACCCCTTAACTTAGAATTTTAGTTTTTATCTCCCAGTTTGTCAGGGAATCGACGTGACAACACGTCGACTAAAAGTTGAAAGGTCACTTCTTTGAGTTTATTGTAAtgcatttgatttttaatcttgtcttcttaactgctttatcccttttggggtcatggggagggtcaGCCCCCAgacatttgtgggtttggcaCCTTGCTCACAGGTACTTCAGCAGTGCTTGGCCTACTGCCCAAACACCTTTTATATTTGTCTGAaatggggcttgaaccaagaaccctctgcttctcagcccagttcccaacagactgaactaccaACTCCTTTGCTTATTGGTgagaaaaccttttaaaagataacacattaaaatacaaCTCAGCCAAATGATCAAATGTTTGTTgagctgaaatttaaaaaagggttcttcaaaaataaaaggaataaaaaacaTAGAATAATAAAAGCTTGGCTGATATTTTTGGCTTGCATGGATCCGTCAGTGCTGGGCAGACTCGGCTGACGTGTCCTTAATCAGAAACCAGTCGGTGGGGGACaaatgagggagggaggccTGTTCTGATGATGCCTGCTTCCAGGGAAGAGTCACATGTGTGTCCTTTCCTAAGGTcagctctttttgttttttttcctctgggtGGCTGCTGCAACAAAAGGAGCCCTGTGCATGTTGAGCAAACATGAGAACACACCCTGAAATTAGACGTATGCATTAAACAGAGGGAGGTGGTTTAGAAGGAGGTTACATCCGGATCAGACTGGTAAATGTGCTTTACTCTGTCAAACTGATTTCTAAACAACCAACATAAATGCAAACTAAACTCTTGGATGCACTTTTAATGAATctgttggtaaaaaaaaatatgcagagagtaaagtttatttttctgtaagTAGCCACTATAATCGGCTGTAATCATGTCATTAAAAACCTCTCAATGAAGTTACAATGAACACAGACTCATGTCGACCTCTAGTGGCCACTGCTCGACATTACGTCATTGATTGATTACGTTGACAAAGGTCAGGTCAGTTTAGGTTAGATGATAtttgattcaactttattgtcatatCACATGTCAGAGGTAAATCAGAAACATTGCTCACAGAACCAATTTTGCTGCTGTATAACAATCCAGGGACTCCTGACAGAAAAACCAGGATTAAATCTGAACATTAGTGATCAGCACTGTGTACTCACACAACCAAATTCCTTTTCAGTAAGTCATGGCCAGTGAGCTGTGCTTTCCCCACCACTGTTACTGGATTAGCAAATGACCACATTTTagtttttgacaaaaaaaatatcTGAACTCCTGAAcaaaagagagaacaaaaaacGATTACGTGTTTATGAAGCATTGACTGATCAGGGCTAACCCTCTCAAACACGCACACTAAATTTAACCACAAAGCTGTGTAATATTTATTGGTAGTTTATTTAGCTGTTTAAAtttagaggaggacaaagaaataaacaactGTCCTagtcaaaaataaaaacacagcaaccTCAGATAAGGCCAGATAAACTGTTATCAACTGCAGTTAACTTTCTACCCAACAGAAAAGCTACAGTAGATTCCCCAGTGATCACTCGTGTAGCGTCCACAGTCCAGCTTTTCCAGTCCGACCAGAGCCATGTGATCTGGGGCCAGACGGGGAACACCATCCGTGGTGGCTGGGCGGAAGTAGACCCGGTCAAAGCGACAACGACTGACATAAGGAACggttttgttgctgttggctTTTGTGTCCCACGTGTAGCGACAGTGCTCCTGTTTGCCGAGTTGCTCCCACACGTCACAGACGTTTGGGGGAAGACCCACCTTGGTCACCTGTTGTGGAGCCCACATTGAAATCAGCAGTACGTAGAAGGACTACTATATTTCAAAAGGTAAAAACATGGTTTCAACTCAATATTAAAGGACAATAATAAAGGTCTCACCTCAGGGTCCCTTAGGTTTGTATCACCTCCGAACAGGACGGTGACATCTTCTGCTGCGTCTCTCATGCGCTGCATTGCAACACGCAGCTGCTTCATCCTCTCCTCGGCATGACCTTTACAACTCTCCAGGTGGGATGTCATCAGACACAGCTTCTGGCCTCTGAAGTCCACCTGGCTCACAAGTTGAGGAAGACAGATGACATTTGCCAAGAGACACGTGGATGTTTTACGCACAACTGCAACATCACGGTCCCACTTGATCAGTGCCAACAATCAACTCCGAtcaagagagtgagtgtgttctaacagtgcaaacctgagctACAAGCAGGTTCCTCATCATTTGAGTGGTGGGGTACGTCACTATCTCACTCTCTAAAAGTTTGACTCGTGTTTTCTTCAGCATCATCCCTGTGAAGTATCCTTCATCACCACCTGGGCAGCACAGATTAAAAAGGGGAGATGTTATATTTAGTCTGTGAAACATGCCAAACACAGatacatacgcacacacacacacacaagagatACATTAGAATCTCTCACAAACATGGTTACAAATAACAACTAAGCATGAAGAGCATCTGAACCTGAAGAACATAAATTACAGACACACTCAGAGGCATAATACATTTTACCGTGTTTAagtaaaaaaagataaaagacaCACCTTCAATGATTAGGTAGCTGACAGCCCGTTTCTTTAAGTACTGGACATAAGCAGGAATAAGCTCCTGTAAAAACACCACATCTGGAGTGTATCTACAGCACATGAAAGGAAGACTCAATTCACAGATATCTGATGCTCAGTAAAATGTGACAAATATATCATACATTTGCATTCATAATTTATAGCTGATCTCAGACCATTCTGAAACGGCACACTTGATGTGGCACAAATTTATTACCAAGTGATTTGATCAAGGAGTGAAAGACTATTAACACACTTACAGAACTATAAAAGAGCACAAGCCTCTGGCGCGGTCAGCAAGATTGTCTGTATCAAGTCCATCCACATTCCAAGTGATCAATGAAAGCTTATTGTCATCATCTTCTGATGGTTTGTCTGAAGATGTGGGACTGTTTTCCGTCAAATCTATACTGGAGATTTTTTAGGACTACTTATTCATGGCAATTCAACGTTAGTGTGTGCAAATAGAGATTTTAAATTAATCCAATACCTCATAATGTGTGGAtaagaaacaaaaacataccAGTCTGTTGTAGGATTTCCCTCTAACCTCTGTCGTTTTGTTTTGGGACAAGCCTCATTCTCTGCTGGATTTTCTACTTCAAATACTTTCTCCATTTCAGCTTCAAAGAATGAATTTAGAGCTCTCTGTGAACAGAGACGTGTTAAGTTTCCCAAAGCAAGAATTAAACATCTGTGTGTTGTATGACATATTGGTGAACTTTACAGAAATCCCATACTTATTCCCGATTCTCTTTAAGTTTCTAAAgtagacttttttttaaaaaaaatctaccaATACTTTGTATGTAAAACTACATTACCTCCATCTCCCATTCATTCATAGCCAGGTAGCACTGAGCTACCGCAACATCGGTTTCCGCTATTTTAGCAAACTCTTCGCAGAGTCGAATTCTATTTTCTTCTATAGCAGTGGACGCTGTTTCTGAGTTAGATGTAGAAGCCATCTTTAGGAAACCGCAACTTTAACGACAAGACTAGGGCGTAAACACACGCAAATATTCTTTAAAATCTTTTATGTCAACAAATGATCTGAGGTGCACTCTTAATAACCGCATGGCTAAACCTGATAAAGGAAAACGTTCCGGAAACATGAAACAGACTTTGGTGAGACTACAATTGGACAAACCTGTCTCGTTCTTTACGTTGTATATTAGCATTATAACGTTTCTATAGTTTTCGAAGATTCGCGTAGTCGGGTTCAACGTCTGACCACGTTATTCATTTTCCAACCGAAAGTCGGAACTATTCAGATAGCTTCGAACATCATTTCTATCGCAACAGTTTCCGGTAGAACGTCAAGTCAAATTTGACATTGTAGAAACTATATGCTGGGAAAATGTCCTCGGTCtctttaaacacaataaaacaaatcaTGAGAGTGATGGTAGAAGGCTCTGGCTTCGAAAGAACTTTAAGTAAGGTAAGGGCATGCGCTTCATTACAGTAAGCAGGTTGTTTTACTTGCTAAACAATCGCCGTGCATTAAAGAGCGATGTGCTTTTACAGGTGGACGTCCTGTCGACCAGCGCAGGTAAAGTGGTGTGTGGGATGCGTGTCGAAGAGGAGCACACCAACAAGGGGGGGACGCTGCACGGCGGGTTAACCGCCACCCTGGTGGACGTCATCTCGACCCTGGCGATCATGAATAGTGAGAGGGGAGCACCCGGGGTCAGTGTGGATATGAACATAACGTAAGTCCGTCACAGCCTCGGGTGGTCATGAATGGGCCTTAATGAAGACGCTGCATTCACAACTCCGTGTTTTTATGTCAAATACTGCAGGTCAAACCCTCCAGACACATGCTGAACTAATGTGGCTGTTGAATTACTTGCTTTAGTGTGTAATATTAGTATGGCTTCAAAGATAGACACCGTGTTTTTGTTGTACGAATAACTGAACCTGAATTGATGCTGTAATTTACAGTAACCAGGTGATTTAAGGAGGCCTTCATATATCTTGCAGTTACATGAATGCCGCAAAAATTGGAGAAGACGTACTCATCACCGCCCAAGTATTAAAGCAGGGACGGACGCTGGCGTTCGCCACAGTGGACCTCACCAGCAAAGTCACAGGGAAGCTCATAGCCCAGGGAAGACACACCAAACACCTGGGAAGCAGTTGAACACCCTCCCGTTGTGCCTAATGGTGTAT is a window of Takifugu flavidus isolate HTHZ2018 chromosome 21, ASM371156v2, whole genome shotgun sequence DNA encoding:
- the tdp2b gene encoding tyrosyl-DNA phosphodiesterase 2 isoform X2, with translation MEKVFEVENPAENEACPKTKRQRLEGNPTTDCIDLTENSPTSSDKPSEDDDNKLSLITWNVDGLDTDNLADRARGLCSFIVLYTPDVVFLQELIPAYVQYLKKRAVSYLIIEGGDEGYFTGMMLKKTRVKLLESEIVTYPTTQMMRNLLVAQVDFRGQKLCLMTSHLESCKGHAEERMKQLRVAMQRMRDAAEDVTVLFGGDTNLRDPEVTKVGLPPNVCDVWEQLGKQEHCRYTWDTKANSNKTVPYVSRCRFDRVYFRPATTDGVPRLAPDHMALVGLEKLDCGRYTSDHWGIYCSFSVG
- the tdp2b gene encoding tyrosyl-DNA phosphodiesterase 2 isoform X1, with the protein product MASTSNSETASTAIEENRIRLCEEFAKIAETDVAVAQCYLAMNEWEMERALNSFFEAEMEKVFEVENPAENEACPKTKRQRLEGNPTTDCIDLTENSPTSSDKPSEDDDNKLSLITWNVDGLDTDNLADRARGLCSFIVLYTPDVVFLQELIPAYVQYLKKRAVSYLIIEGGDEGYFTGMMLKKTRVKLLESEIVTYPTTQMMRNLLVAQVDFRGQKLCLMTSHLESCKGHAEERMKQLRVAMQRMRDAAEDVTVLFGGDTNLRDPEVTKVGLPPNVCDVWEQLGKQEHCRYTWDTKANSNKTVPYVSRCRFDRVYFRPATTDGVPRLAPDHMALVGLEKLDCGRYTSDHWGIYCSFSVG
- the acot13 gene encoding acyl-coenzyme A thioesterase 13; translation: MSSVSLNTIKQIMRVMVEGSGFERTLSKVDVLSTSAGKVVCGMRVEEEHTNKGGTLHGGLTATLVDVISTLAIMNSERGAPGVSVDMNITYMNAAKIGEDVLITAQVLKQGRTLAFATVDLTSKVTGKLIAQGRHTKHLGSS